In one window of Nocardia brasiliensis DNA:
- a CDS encoding MDR family MFS transporter, producing the protein MTGAVAVAEKAPEPMSRAKINLVFATIVLGMLLAALDQTIVSTALPTIVADLGEAGHMAWVVTAYLLAEAVATALAGKLGDLFGRKLIFQLSALIFIAGSMIAGLANGMTMLIVARGIQGFGGGGLMVTAMALIADTIPLRQRGKYQGALGAVFGVTTVIGPTLGGLFTDHASWRWCFYVNVPVAILMIAMSARIIPRVRAAVKPIIDYAGIGLVAVAVSTLILGLEWGGQEYPWGSATILGLFTAAAVLFAAFVAVELRAKEPMLPMGLFRSRVFTVCSILSFICGFAMLGSITYLPAYLQYVDGVSATMSGVRSLPLVAGLLVTSILSGQVVGKTGHYRYFPIVGTLVMALGLYLMSTMGRDTGIWEESLYMLVLGLGIGLTMQVLTIVVQNTVPYAQLGTATSGVTFFRTLGSTFGTAIFGTLYSNEIGPNLRAALLEAKVVSPEVAANPQSLQAVPHEVAAPIIDAYADTIDHVFVWVVPVALVGFIVAWFLKEVPLRDSARVSAGDVGEGFSVPDSSDRVVQLERAIAGTMRKDGDRPIGPRILADAGSALSRGEAWALGQVYLRVRAGGTASLDAIARAHRLPDDVLAPIYRRVAERGYLVDDGRELRLTESGQSELDRVKAAWRRWLDARLDDWSNDDPADRALFDQALDNLAGKLLEQEAAEHEHARS; encoded by the coding sequence ATGACCGGTGCAGTCGCTGTCGCCGAGAAAGCCCCCGAGCCGATGAGCCGGGCGAAGATCAACCTCGTGTTCGCCACGATTGTGCTCGGCATGCTGCTGGCGGCACTGGATCAGACGATCGTCTCGACCGCACTGCCGACGATCGTCGCCGACCTCGGCGAGGCGGGCCACATGGCCTGGGTGGTCACGGCCTACCTGCTCGCCGAGGCGGTGGCGACCGCGCTGGCGGGCAAGCTCGGCGACCTGTTCGGGCGCAAGCTGATCTTTCAGCTCAGTGCGCTGATCTTCATCGCGGGCTCGATGATCGCGGGCCTGGCCAACGGGATGACGATGCTGATCGTGGCCCGCGGGATCCAGGGGTTCGGCGGCGGCGGGCTGATGGTCACCGCGATGGCGCTGATCGCCGACACCATCCCGCTGCGCCAGCGGGGCAAATATCAGGGCGCGCTCGGCGCGGTGTTCGGCGTCACCACGGTGATCGGCCCCACCCTCGGCGGGCTGTTCACCGATCACGCGAGCTGGCGCTGGTGCTTCTACGTCAACGTTCCGGTCGCGATCCTCATGATCGCGATGTCGGCGCGCATCATCCCCCGGGTCCGCGCCGCCGTCAAGCCGATCATCGATTACGCGGGCATCGGCCTTGTCGCGGTGGCGGTTTCGACGCTGATCCTCGGCTTGGAGTGGGGCGGTCAGGAATATCCGTGGGGGTCGGCGACCATCCTCGGCCTGTTCACGGCCGCCGCGGTGTTGTTCGCGGCGTTCGTGGCCGTCGAGCTGCGGGCGAAAGAACCGATGCTGCCCATGGGTTTGTTCCGCAGCCGGGTCTTCACCGTCTGCTCGATCCTGAGCTTCATCTGTGGCTTCGCCATGCTCGGCTCGATCACCTATCTGCCCGCGTATCTGCAATACGTGGACGGGGTTTCGGCCACCATGTCGGGCGTGCGGTCGCTGCCGCTGGTAGCCGGGTTGCTGGTCACCTCGATCCTGTCCGGCCAGGTGGTCGGCAAGACCGGCCACTACCGCTACTTCCCGATCGTCGGCACGCTGGTGATGGCGCTCGGGCTGTATCTGATGTCGACCATGGGTCGCGACACCGGCATCTGGGAAGAGTCGCTGTACATGCTGGTGCTCGGTCTCGGCATCGGCCTTACCATGCAGGTGCTCACCATCGTCGTGCAGAACACCGTGCCCTACGCCCAGCTCGGCACCGCCACCTCCGGTGTGACCTTCTTCCGCACCCTCGGAAGTACGTTCGGCACAGCGATTTTCGGCACCCTGTACAGCAACGAGATCGGCCCGAACCTGCGCGCCGCGCTGCTGGAGGCCAAGGTGGTGTCGCCCGAGGTGGCCGCGAATCCGCAGTCGCTGCAAGCGGTTCCGCACGAGGTGGCGGCCCCGATCATCGACGCCTACGCCGACACCATCGATCACGTCTTCGTCTGGGTGGTTCCGGTCGCGCTCGTCGGTTTCATCGTCGCCTGGTTCCTGAAAGAGGTGCCGTTGCGCGACAGCGCCCGGGTGAGCGCGGGCGATGTGGGCGAGGGCTTTTCGGTCCCGGATTCGTCCGATCGCGTGGTGCAGCTGGAACGGGCGATCGCGGGAACCATGCGCAAGGACGGCGACCGTCCGATCGGGCCGCGCATTCTCGCGGACGCGGGAAGCGCGCTGAGCCGCGGTGAGGCGTGGGCGCTCGGGCAGGTCTACCTGCGTGTTCGTGCGGGCGGTACCGCCTCGCTCGACGCGATCGCGCGAGCGCACCGGCTGCCCGACGATGTGCTCGCGCCGATCTATCGCAGGGTGGCCGAGCGCGGCTATCTCGTCGACGACGGCCGCGAGCTGCGCCTGACCGAGAGCGGACAGTCCGAGCTGGATCGGGTCAAGGCGGCCTGGCGTCGCTGGCTCGACGCCAGGCTCGACGACTGGAGCAACGACGACCCCGCCGATCGCGCGCTGTTCGACCAGGCCTTGGACAACCTCGCGGGCAAACTGCTCGAACAGGAAGCGGCCGAACACGAGCACGCGCGGTCCTGA
- a CDS encoding PadR family transcriptional regulator produces MAGKRKVNNLLALAVLSVMIERPMHRYEIAQTLREHGKDHDMAIKWGSLYTVVQSMAKAGFLEVVGSERDGARPERVIYRITDQGRAELADWTRELVAEPEPEQRRFIAGLSVLSVLPPDEVVELLGQRLAALGRTIDAVHGELDKLAKSALPRLFTVETEYGVAMLEAELAWTRSFRDAIRDGTFDGVDWWRQLHTGGFHAAEAIAAVKEEMDRQS; encoded by the coding sequence ATGGCCGGCAAGCGCAAGGTGAACAACCTGCTCGCGCTCGCGGTGCTCTCGGTGATGATCGAGCGGCCGATGCACCGCTACGAAATCGCCCAAACCCTGCGCGAGCACGGCAAAGACCACGACATGGCGATCAAGTGGGGTTCGCTGTACACGGTCGTGCAGAGCATGGCGAAGGCCGGCTTTCTCGAGGTCGTCGGCAGTGAGCGCGACGGCGCGCGACCCGAACGCGTGATCTATCGCATCACCGATCAGGGCCGTGCCGAACTCGCCGACTGGACAAGGGAATTGGTCGCGGAGCCGGAGCCCGAGCAGCGCCGGTTCATCGCGGGCCTGTCCGTGCTGTCGGTGCTGCCGCCGGACGAGGTGGTCGAGCTGCTCGGGCAGCGCCTGGCCGCGCTCGGTCGCACCATCGATGCCGTGCACGGCGAACTCGACAAACTCGCGAAGAGCGCACTGCCCCGGCTGTTCACCGTCGAGACCGAGTACGGCGTCGCGATGCTGGAAGCCGAACTCGCCTGGACGCGTTCGTTCCGCGACGCGATCCGCGACGGCACGTTCGATGGGGTGGACTGGTGGCGGCAGCTGCACACCGGTGGCTTCCACGCCGCCGAGGCGATCGCCGCGGTGAAGGAGGAGATGGACCGGCAGAGCTGA
- a CDS encoding FAD-dependent monooxygenase, with translation MSETRTALVIGGGIAGPVAATALRKAGIDARVYEAYPGPSYNIGSGLALAPNGIAALDLIGAGDAVRAIAYPVTGQRLSVGAKRYTVPGVPGMALHMVDRSALHRVLHDHAVAAGVGFEYDKRLVDVVEDEPGCTAHFADGSTATADVVIGADGIRSTVRRLIDPDAPGPEYTGMLGFGAITDRAADIEPGTMTFAFGKRAYYLYGKTPDGRVMWGANLPSEQYLSLTEARAVPAAHWLEVLREVYGDDMPGGELARNTTEEQLEITGALHIMPPVPHWFRGRMVLVGDAVHAPSNSSGQGASLAVESAVQLARCLRDLPTPNAAFVAYERLRRARVERIAATAAKVNHSKTPGPVGRKIMRLLLPLMVRTVLNPEKTQGPNVRYRIDWDAPVQRELTAVA, from the coding sequence ATGTCCGAAACACGAACCGCGCTGGTGATCGGCGGCGGCATCGCCGGGCCGGTCGCCGCGACCGCCCTGCGCAAGGCGGGCATCGACGCCCGCGTCTACGAGGCCTATCCCGGCCCCTCCTACAACATCGGCAGCGGACTCGCGCTGGCGCCGAACGGCATTGCCGCGCTTGACCTCATCGGTGCGGGCGATGCCGTCCGTGCCATCGCTTACCCGGTGACCGGGCAGCGTCTGTCGGTCGGCGCCAAGCGCTACACCGTGCCCGGGGTGCCCGGCATGGCGTTGCACATGGTGGACCGCAGCGCACTGCATCGCGTCCTGCATGATCACGCGGTCGCGGCGGGCGTCGGGTTCGAATACGACAAGCGTCTGGTCGACGTCGTCGAGGACGAGCCGGGCTGTACCGCCCACTTCGCCGACGGCAGCACCGCCACGGCCGACGTGGTGATCGGTGCGGACGGCATCCGCTCGACGGTGCGCCGCCTGATCGACCCGGACGCGCCGGGCCCGGAGTACACCGGCATGCTCGGCTTCGGCGCGATCACCGACCGCGCCGCCGATATCGAACCCGGCACGATGACCTTCGCCTTCGGCAAACGGGCGTACTACCTGTACGGGAAGACCCCGGACGGCCGCGTGATGTGGGGCGCCAACCTGCCGAGCGAGCAATATCTGTCCCTCACCGAGGCGCGCGCGGTTCCGGCCGCGCACTGGCTCGAGGTGCTGCGTGAGGTCTACGGCGACGACATGCCCGGCGGCGAGCTCGCGCGCAACACCACCGAGGAACAGTTGGAGATCACCGGCGCGCTGCACATCATGCCGCCGGTGCCGCACTGGTTCCGCGGTCGCATGGTGCTGGTCGGCGACGCCGTGCACGCACCGTCCAACAGTTCGGGGCAGGGCGCGTCGCTGGCCGTCGAGAGCGCCGTCCAGCTGGCGCGGTGCCTGCGCGACCTGCCGACGCCGAACGCCGCGTTCGTCGCCTACGAGCGCTTGCGCCGGGCGCGGGTCGAGCGGATCGCGGCCACCGCGGCGAAGGTCAACCACAGCAAGACGCCGGGACCGGTGGGCCGCAAGATCATGCGTCTGCTGCTGCCGCTCATGGTCAGAACCGTGCTGAACCCAGAGAAGACCCAGGGACCGAACGTCCGATACCGGATCGACTGGGACGCGCCGGTGCAGCGCGAACTCACCGCCGTGGCCTGA
- a CDS encoding ABC transporter ATP-binding protein, whose product MQPDHQPALHLTGLYKRFGGPWVVDNVSLVVPPGSFYGLVGPNGAGKTTTLSMACGLLRPDGGRAEIFGADVWADPVRAKTLAGVLPDGLALPERLTGRELLTYTGLLRGMPERVVAERADELLAVFELTAAEGTLVVDYSAGMRKKIGLATALLHGPKLLVLDEPFEAVDPVSASTIRTILQRFVAAGGSVVLSSHVMALVENMCDRVAVISGGRVVAAGTLAEVRGENTLEETFVRLVGGRVGGEDGLSWLAS is encoded by the coding sequence GTGCAACCTGACCATCAGCCCGCCTTACACCTGACCGGCCTGTACAAACGCTTCGGCGGTCCATGGGTGGTCGACAACGTGAGTCTCGTGGTGCCGCCGGGCTCGTTCTACGGCCTGGTCGGCCCCAACGGGGCGGGTAAGACGACGACTTTGTCGATGGCCTGCGGGCTGCTGCGGCCCGACGGTGGGCGGGCCGAGATCTTCGGTGCCGACGTCTGGGCCGACCCGGTGCGCGCGAAGACACTGGCCGGCGTGCTGCCGGACGGGCTCGCGCTGCCGGAACGGCTCACCGGACGCGAATTGCTCACCTACACCGGCCTTTTGCGTGGCATGCCGGAGCGCGTCGTCGCCGAGCGCGCCGACGAGCTGCTCGCGGTGTTCGAATTGACCGCCGCCGAAGGCACTCTCGTCGTCGACTATTCGGCGGGCATGCGTAAGAAGATCGGACTGGCCACCGCGCTGCTGCACGGGCCGAAGCTGCTGGTGCTCGACGAGCCGTTCGAAGCCGTTGATCCGGTGTCGGCGAGCACGATTCGCACCATCCTGCAGCGCTTCGTCGCGGCGGGCGGTTCGGTGGTGCTGTCGAGCCATGTGATGGCGCTGGTGGAGAACATGTGCGATCGCGTCGCGGTGATCAGCGGGGGACGGGTGGTCGCCGCGGGCACCTTGGCGGAGGTACGCGGCGAGAACACGCTGGAGGAGACCTTCGTCCGGCTGGTCGGCGGCCGGGTCGGCGGGGAGGACGGGCTGTCGTGGCTGGCGTCTTGA
- a CDS encoding LysR family transcriptional regulator — MVSDRDPDGSLDLNQLRTFLAVQRAGSITAGARLVGLSQPTVTAQLQALEKRLGQQLFERLPRGVAPTAAAAELAARIAEPMDALSAVAGPAHPAQPVPQPPVRLAGPAEMLALQALPGLAPLIQRGVRLSVTAGLSEELLTGLRAGHYDLVVSTVRPRGRTVLAEPLLDEEFVLVAAPALAARIDLDRLRVDGPAALSDLPLVSYAADLPILRRYWRHVFGTRLTGAAAVVVADLRAVAAAVAAGAGISVLPRYLCAAQLESGTLVALLDPPDPPINTGFLVRRPGATHPHVDLVHTHLRRAARTW, encoded by the coding sequence ATGGTGAGCGATAGAGATCCCGATGGCAGCCTGGATCTGAATCAGCTTCGCACCTTCCTCGCGGTGCAGCGTGCCGGTTCGATCACCGCGGGAGCGCGGCTGGTCGGGTTGTCGCAGCCGACCGTCACCGCGCAGTTGCAGGCGTTGGAGAAGCGGCTCGGCCAACAGTTGTTCGAGCGGCTGCCGCGCGGCGTCGCGCCGACCGCGGCCGCCGCCGAACTGGCCGCGCGGATCGCCGAGCCGATGGACGCGCTCAGTGCTGTCGCCGGACCCGCCCACCCGGCCCAGCCCGTCCCACAGCCGCCGGTCCGATTGGCCGGACCGGCGGAAATGCTTGCGTTGCAGGCGCTTCCCGGATTGGCGCCGCTGATCCAGCGCGGGGTCCGGCTGAGCGTGACCGCCGGACTCTCCGAGGAACTGCTGACGGGATTGCGCGCCGGGCACTACGACCTGGTGGTCTCGACGGTCCGTCCCCGCGGCCGCACCGTCCTCGCCGAGCCGCTGCTCGACGAGGAGTTCGTCCTGGTCGCTGCCCCGGCGCTGGCCGCACGCATTGATCTCGACCGGCTGCGCGTGGACGGACCGGCCGCGCTGTCGGACCTACCGCTGGTCAGCTACGCCGCCGATCTGCCGATCCTGCGGCGGTACTGGCGGCATGTCTTCGGCACCCGGCTGACCGGCGCGGCGGCGGTCGTCGTCGCGGACCTGCGCGCGGTCGCCGCCGCGGTGGCCGCAGGCGCGGGCATCAGCGTCCTGCCGCGCTATCTCTGTGCCGCCCAACTGGAATCAGGCACACTGGTCGCCCTGCTCGACCCACCGGACCCACCCATCAACACCGGCTTCCTCGTCCGCCGCCCCGGCGCCACCCACCCCCACGTCGACCTGGTCCACACCCACCTCCGCCGCGCCGCTCGCACCTGGTGA
- a CDS encoding helix-turn-helix domain-containing protein produces the protein MTTAIETPGFARQLKHWRTLRRVSQLDLAIRADTTQRHLSFLEQGRSRPGRTMVVRLAESLELSLRERNGLLLAAGYAPAFPESALDTPELGPVREALKTILDGHRPYPALVVRPHGILLAANDAFAVLTEGAAAELLEPPVNVLRLALHPDGLARRVVNLPEWGKHVTEALNARLARSPDPALEELIQELEGYLPHADPGPDHLGFAVPLRLNSPDGELRLITTLTSFATATDITLAELHLEAFLPADAQTAEILRKRAAEEYGPR, from the coding sequence ATGACAACGGCGATCGAGACTCCGGGATTCGCCCGGCAGTTGAAGCATTGGCGGACCCTGCGCCGGGTCAGCCAGCTGGACCTGGCGATCCGGGCGGACACCACGCAGCGGCACCTGAGCTTCCTGGAACAGGGTCGCTCGCGACCGGGCCGCACCATGGTGGTGCGGTTGGCCGAATCGCTGGAACTGTCGCTGCGCGAACGCAACGGACTGCTCCTCGCCGCGGGCTATGCGCCTGCGTTTCCCGAATCCGCGCTGGACACACCGGAGTTGGGCCCGGTCAGAGAAGCGCTGAAGACGATCCTTGACGGCCACCGGCCCTATCCCGCGCTGGTGGTGCGACCGCACGGCATCCTGCTCGCCGCCAACGACGCGTTCGCGGTGCTCACCGAGGGCGCGGCGGCCGAACTGCTCGAGCCGCCGGTCAACGTGCTTCGCCTCGCGCTGCATCCCGATGGGCTCGCCCGGCGCGTGGTGAACCTGCCCGAGTGGGGCAAGCATGTGACCGAGGCGTTGAACGCGCGCCTGGCCCGCAGCCCCGACCCGGCGCTCGAGGAGCTCATCCAGGAGCTGGAAGGCTATCTCCCGCACGCCGATCCGGGCCCCGATCATCTCGGGTTCGCGGTGCCGCTGCGGCTGAACAGCCCGGACGGCGAACTACGCCTCATCACCACGCTGACCTCGTTCGCCACCGCCACCGACATCACCCTCGCCGAACTACACCTGGAGGCCTTCCTCCCCGCCGACGCACAGACCGCGGAAATCCTGCGCAAACGCGCGGCCGAGGAATACGGCCCCCGCTAG
- a CDS encoding HNH endonuclease family protein, whose protein sequence is MKFTAQRLVPIGLAIVTIIGLTYYYSNRADSPKANAQCDTGSGQVCAEAPASMPSRDALAMLDTIRVAGRAPKTGYTREQFGPAWSDNVSVPGGHNGCGTRDDILQRDLVDVTFKDAKRCVVATGTLNDVYTGRTIKFVRGPKTSDDVQIDHIIALSDAWQKGAQQLSADRRRDLANDPLNLQAVDGPTNQSKSDSDAASWLPPSKGYRCAYLTRQIQVKVAYQLWVTQPEKDAMTRELATCP, encoded by the coding sequence ATGAAGTTCACGGCACAGCGGCTCGTTCCGATCGGTCTGGCGATCGTGACAATCATCGGCCTCACCTACTACTACTCGAACCGAGCGGATTCCCCGAAGGCGAACGCGCAGTGCGATACCGGATCCGGTCAGGTCTGCGCCGAGGCGCCGGCGAGCATGCCGAGCCGCGACGCGCTCGCCATGCTCGACACCATCCGGGTGGCCGGACGCGCTCCCAAAACCGGTTACACCCGTGAACAATTCGGTCCCGCCTGGTCGGACAACGTGTCGGTCCCCGGCGGGCACAACGGCTGCGGCACCCGCGACGACATCCTGCAGCGAGATCTCGTCGACGTCACCTTCAAAGACGCCAAGCGCTGCGTGGTGGCCACCGGCACCCTCAACGACGTCTACACCGGCAGGACGATCAAGTTCGTGCGCGGCCCGAAGACCTCCGACGATGTGCAGATCGACCACATCATCGCGCTCTCGGACGCCTGGCAGAAAGGCGCGCAACAGCTTTCCGCCGATCGGCGCCGCGACCTGGCCAACGACCCGCTGAACCTGCAGGCCGTCGACGGACCGACGAACCAGTCCAAGAGCGACTCCGACGCGGCCAGCTGGCTGCCGCCGAGCAAGGGCTACCGCTGCGCCTACCTGACCAGGCAGATCCAGGTCAAGGTGGCCTACCAGCTGTGGGTGACCCAGCCCGAGAAGGACGCGATGACACGGGAACTCGCCACCTGCCCCTGA
- a CDS encoding haloalkane dehalogenase yields MATVDVLDSFLSYRDAGTGSVPVVFLHGNPTSSYLWRNVIPHVGDRTRTLAPDLIGMGDSGKPEIGYRFVDHVRYLDAWFDALGLDQVVLVGHDWGGALGLHWAARHPGRVRGIAVIETFLRPMSWTEMPPLGAEIFRQYRGPEGERMVLEENMFLEFNLPNQAPSLTPEDHEVYRAPYPTPQSRRPLLAWPRELPLDGEPADVVAIIEDYGRWAAASPEVPKLIMGLDNGVGLGSPDAVDWAVRTFANAEAVSIPPAGHHAPEDRPDEIGAAVAAWLRRHALVDVAAEIR; encoded by the coding sequence ATGGCCACCGTCGACGTTCTCGACTCGTTCCTCTCCTACCGCGACGCGGGCACCGGCTCGGTTCCGGTGGTGTTCCTGCACGGCAATCCGACCTCGTCGTACCTGTGGCGCAACGTGATTCCGCACGTCGGCGACCGAACCCGCACGCTGGCGCCCGATCTCATCGGCATGGGCGATTCGGGCAAGCCGGAGATCGGCTACCGGTTCGTCGATCACGTGCGGTACCTGGATGCCTGGTTCGACGCGCTCGGTCTGGATCAGGTGGTGCTCGTCGGCCACGACTGGGGCGGTGCGCTCGGTTTGCACTGGGCCGCGCGGCATCCGGGCCGGGTTCGCGGCATCGCCGTGATCGAGACCTTCCTGCGCCCGATGAGCTGGACGGAGATGCCACCGCTCGGTGCGGAGATCTTCCGTCAGTACCGCGGCCCGGAGGGGGAGCGAATGGTGCTGGAGGAGAACATGTTCCTCGAGTTCAACCTGCCGAATCAGGCGCCGAGCCTGACGCCGGAGGATCACGAGGTGTACCGCGCGCCGTACCCGACCCCGCAATCGCGCAGGCCGCTGCTGGCCTGGCCGCGGGAGCTGCCGCTGGACGGCGAGCCCGCCGACGTGGTCGCGATCATCGAGGACTACGGCCGTTGGGCGGCAGCCTCTCCCGAGGTACCCAAGCTGATCATGGGCCTGGACAACGGTGTCGGCCTCGGCTCGCCCGATGCGGTCGACTGGGCCGTGCGCACCTTCGCGAACGCGGAGGCCGTGTCGATTCCCCCGGCCGGGCACCACGCACCCGAGGATCGGCCGGACGAGATCGGCGCCGCCGTGGCGGCCTGGCTGCGCCGCCACGCGCTGGTGGACGTCGCCGCCGAGATCCGCTGA
- a CDS encoding RNA polymerase sigma factor produces the protein MSVRAQDGELAPAAEKELVARAVAGERDAITEVVRLLQDRLYRLALRMVWRPAEAEDATQEILLRVLDNLGTWRAEARLHTWAYRIGVNYLLNLRRRTPQEAAQLSLDGFREGLADGLAEQDYRGPEATLLVTEMRLNCSQAMLQCLARDERVAFVLGDVFELNSTEAAWILDITPAAYRKRLARAKRRLGSFLSAACGVASPEAFCRCSRRVDKALALGRIDPSRPNFATHPVTPGGRTAEQAEQQMIQLHDAASVLRAHPDYAAPQAKMAAISGLLRSGRYSLLR, from the coding sequence ATGAGTGTGCGGGCGCAAGATGGCGAGCTGGCACCGGCGGCGGAGAAAGAGCTGGTCGCTCGGGCCGTCGCGGGAGAGCGGGACGCGATCACCGAAGTGGTGCGGCTGCTGCAGGATCGGCTGTATCGGCTCGCGTTGCGCATGGTGTGGCGCCCGGCCGAGGCCGAGGACGCGACGCAGGAGATCCTGCTGCGTGTGCTCGACAATCTCGGAACCTGGCGGGCCGAGGCCCGGCTGCACACCTGGGCCTATCGGATCGGGGTGAACTATCTACTGAATCTGCGCCGCCGCACGCCGCAGGAGGCCGCGCAGTTGAGCCTGGACGGTTTTCGCGAGGGACTGGCCGACGGACTGGCCGAGCAGGACTACCGTGGTCCGGAGGCCACGCTGCTGGTCACCGAGATGCGGCTCAATTGTTCGCAGGCCATGCTGCAGTGCCTGGCCAGGGACGAGCGGGTCGCCTTCGTGCTCGGTGACGTCTTCGAACTCAACTCCACCGAGGCCGCCTGGATACTCGACATCACTCCGGCGGCCTATCGAAAACGCTTGGCGCGCGCCAAGCGGCGGCTCGGCTCGTTCCTGTCGGCCGCCTGCGGCGTGGCATCGCCAGAGGCCTTCTGCCGATGCTCGCGCCGGGTGGACAAGGCGCTGGCCCTGGGCCGGATCGATCCGAGCCGCCCGAACTTCGCCACCCATCCGGTCACCCCCGGCGGCCGCACCGCGGAACAGGCCGAACAGCAGATGATCCAACTGCACGACGCGGCCTCGGTGCTGCGCGCCCACCCCGATTACGCTGCGCCGCAGGCGAAGATGGCGGCGATCAGCGGGTTGCTGCGGTCCGGGCGGTATTCGCTGTTGCGGTGA
- a CDS encoding TDT family transporter: MTATLTDHRAPERHVVDEFDQRRSARKPAALRRLGPNWFAAVMGTGIVANAAATLPLRCPGLRGAATLVWALSAGLLVLLSVAWLVHRARFPENAREHRDHPVMAQFFGAPPMALLTVGGGTLLLSSDVIGLTAALAIDWVLWSAGTVLGLLSAAAIPYRMFTRHRIEPDAAFGGWLMPVVPPMVSAAMGALLVPHTPAGQPRLTLILFCVTLFGLSLIAALITITMIWSRLVHHGAPAAGMVATLWIVLGPLGQSVTAAGLLANAAPTALPDLYAKGLLAFSVIFGLAVWGFAMLWLALALAVTIRTYRAGELTFNLTWWGFTFPLGTCVTGSTVLYSHTDAALFALVAVLLYAVLVAAWAVVAAHTTRGVLDGSLLPPAPLTATANTARTAATR, encoded by the coding sequence ATGACCGCCACCCTGACCGACCATCGCGCACCCGAGCGGCACGTGGTCGACGAATTCGACCAGCGCCGGTCCGCCCGCAAGCCCGCCGCACTGCGCAGGCTCGGCCCCAACTGGTTCGCCGCTGTGATGGGGACCGGCATCGTCGCCAACGCCGCGGCCACGCTGCCACTGCGCTGCCCCGGCCTGCGGGGCGCCGCGACGCTCGTGTGGGCACTGTCCGCCGGCCTGCTCGTGCTGCTGAGCGTGGCGTGGCTGGTGCATCGGGCGCGCTTCCCCGAGAACGCGCGCGAGCACCGCGACCACCCGGTGATGGCGCAGTTCTTCGGCGCTCCGCCGATGGCGCTGCTCACCGTCGGCGGCGGCACGCTGCTGCTCAGCAGCGACGTGATCGGGCTGACCGCCGCGCTGGCGATCGACTGGGTGCTGTGGAGCGCGGGCACCGTGCTCGGTCTGCTGAGCGCGGCGGCCATCCCCTATCGAATGTTCACCCGGCACCGGATCGAGCCCGACGCCGCGTTCGGCGGCTGGCTCATGCCGGTGGTCCCGCCTATGGTCTCGGCCGCGATGGGCGCACTACTCGTCCCGCACACCCCCGCCGGACAGCCACGACTGACCCTGATCCTGTTCTGCGTCACCCTGTTCGGGCTGAGCCTGATCGCCGCCCTGATCACCATCACGATGATCTGGTCCCGGCTGGTGCACCACGGTGCGCCCGCGGCGGGCATGGTCGCGACACTGTGGATCGTGCTCGGTCCGCTCGGCCAATCCGTCACCGCCGCAGGACTGCTCGCCAACGCCGCACCCACCGCGCTGCCCGATCTCTACGCCAAGGGATTGCTCGCGTTCTCGGTCATCTTCGGCCTGGCCGTCTGGGGCTTCGCGATGCTCTGGTTGGCCTTGGCGCTGGCCGTGACGATAAGGACCTATCGCGCAGGGGAATTGACCTTCAACCTGACCTGGTGGGGCTTCACCTTCCCGCTCGGCACCTGCGTCACCGGCAGCACCGTGCTCTACAGCCATACCGACGCTGCCCTTTTCGCGCTCGTCGCGGTGCTGCTCTACGCCGTGCTGGTCGCCGCGTGGGCGGTGGTCGCGGCACACACCACCCGCGGCGTACTGGACGGCTCTCTGCTGCCCCCGGCGCCACTCACCGCAACAGCGAATACCGCCCGGACCGCAGCAACCCGCTGA